Proteins encoded in a region of the Gallalistipes aquisgranensis genome:
- a CDS encoding very short patch repair endonuclease: protein MPDTLTQEQRRRCMSHIRSKNTKPEILVRHELFRRGYRYRINVSKLPGKPDIVLPKYKTVIFINGCFWHGHEGCKHFVLPKSNVEYWESKILRNHQRDKETILKLQQLGWKVVIIWECEINKSQLLQTINQIVSIIRSAP, encoded by the coding sequence ATGCCTGATACATTAACTCAAGAACAACGCCGCCGCTGTATGTCGCATATTCGGTCCAAGAATACCAAGCCTGAGATTCTTGTAAGACATGAGCTTTTCCGCAGAGGATATCGTTATCGGATCAATGTCAGCAAATTGCCTGGCAAACCAGACATTGTTTTGCCCAAATACAAAACGGTGATTTTTATTAATGGATGTTTCTGGCACGGACATGAGGGATGCAAGCATTTTGTTCTGCCAAAATCAAATGTAGAATACTGGGAATCAAAAATCCTCCGCAATCATCAAAGAGATAAAGAAACTATATTGAAGCTTCAGCAGTTAGGATGGAAAGTTGTTATAATATGGGAATGCGAAATAAATAAATCCCAATTATTACAAACCATTAATCAAATAGTTTCAATCATTAGAAGCGCACCTTAA
- a CDS encoding DNA cytosine methyltransferase produces the protein MKKPNKQLIGIDLFAGAGGLSLGAEMAGISMRYAVEADTYAAASYKRNFKNAAVFCEDIRKLSADRLNTHPVFIIMGGPPCQGFSLSNTKTRDMSNPNNRMFEEFLRFVDKIAPTWFVFENVYGLTKFKNGEENIQNHIENRFRHIGYTVKSKILYASDFGVPQRRNRLFIVGNRNGIDFEFPKEFDYSVSVDEAISDLPVLENGEIQMKGEYTVPFEQASPYAQLMRQKSKAPTQNIVSRNKDYVVERYKYIGQGENWSSIPDHLMGNYADKKRCHSGIYKRLIGSKPSVVISNYRKSMLIHPHQDRGLSVREAARLQSFPDDFIFEGPVSYVQQQIGNAVPPLLAKAVMKKILTYK, from the coding sequence ATGAAGAAGCCCAACAAACAGCTGATTGGCATAGACCTTTTTGCAGGTGCAGGCGGATTAAGTCTGGGTGCAGAAATGGCTGGTATATCCATGCGGTATGCAGTTGAAGCAGACACTTATGCCGCAGCCTCATATAAAAGAAATTTTAAGAATGCAGCCGTTTTCTGTGAAGATATAAGAAAACTTTCAGCTGATAGATTAAATACTCACCCGGTTTTTATAATAATGGGCGGCCCCCCATGTCAGGGATTCTCTCTTTCAAACACAAAAACCAGAGATATGTCAAATCCAAATAACAGGATGTTTGAGGAATTTTTGCGTTTTGTTGATAAAATTGCTCCAACATGGTTTGTATTTGAAAATGTATATGGCCTGACAAAGTTTAAAAACGGAGAGGAGAATATACAGAATCATATAGAAAACCGATTTAGACATATTGGCTATACGGTCAAATCAAAAATACTGTATGCATCTGATTTTGGTGTGCCGCAGCGCCGGAACAGGCTGTTTATTGTCGGGAATAGAAATGGGATAGATTTTGAGTTCCCCAAAGAGTTTGATTATTCAGTTTCTGTCGATGAGGCGATTAGCGATTTGCCGGTTCTTGAAAATGGAGAAATTCAAATGAAAGGGGAATACACGGTCCCTTTTGAGCAGGCGTCTCCATATGCTCAGTTGATGAGGCAAAAATCAAAAGCCCCCACCCAGAATATCGTATCACGCAATAAGGACTATGTAGTTGAACGCTATAAATACATTGGCCAAGGTGAAAACTGGTCTTCTATCCCCGACCATTTAATGGGGAACTATGCCGATAAAAAACGATGCCACAGCGGAATCTATAAACGATTGATAGGCAGCAAGCCGTCGGTGGTTATATCGAACTATAGAAAAAGCATGCTTATCCATCCTCATCAGGATCGAGGGTTGTCTGTTCGTGAGGCGGCCCGGCTGCAAAGTTTTCCCGATGATTTCATATTTGAAGGCCCCGTATCGTATGTTCAGCAGCAGATTGGCAATGCTGTTCCTCCGTTGCTTGCCAAAGCTGTTATGAAGAAGATATTGACTTATAAATAA
- a CDS encoding ATP-binding protein: MGTYKENIPKADMLMGSMRSMGYSFESAIADVIDNSISAGCSYVYLLFPTDSFQKQAVGILDDGCGLSREELFEAMCYGSSAAEAARSENDLGRFGLGLKAASLSQCRILTVVSMQDGEVSAYSWDYNYILEHKKWFVNELTADEISNLPYIENLREAGKTNDSGTLVIWEDFDVLEKSSHGQVFSTLRELSDKAQEHVALIFHRYISAKKLVIWVNSAKVKAQDPFLEGNAKTTTKKELAIALRDSQGIERLIKVRPFVLPFGSDLTEKDKKLLGGTDNLRTRQGFYIYRNQRLIIYGTWFGLKRSELTKNARIRVDIPNSLDDIWGIDIKKQNASIPKSIQNQLKKTVEEAMDISVRKQTHRGRKDNSEDNISHIWDRMRGRNDAYYYQINRNSPLCKYVMEHIPDDAADIVETLLSEIEKGIPVQDIYVDRCNDAIVVEDKVQYLEDDFQLGITLIDKMVKYGRELNDAVDTIMKAEPWCCLPQLKEMLINYYTNEDKQ, encoded by the coding sequence ATGGGCACTTATAAAGAGAATATTCCTAAAGCCGATATGCTGATGGGGTCGATGCGCTCAATGGGTTATTCGTTCGAGTCTGCAATCGCTGATGTTATTGACAACAGCATTAGTGCCGGGTGCTCATATGTTTATCTGCTTTTCCCAACCGATTCTTTCCAAAAACAGGCTGTGGGTATTCTTGACGACGGCTGCGGACTGTCTCGTGAAGAACTTTTCGAAGCAATGTGCTATGGCAGTTCTGCAGCAGAAGCAGCCCGATCTGAAAATGATTTAGGAAGGTTTGGGCTGGGACTTAAAGCTGCATCATTGTCTCAATGCCGCATATTGACTGTTGTGAGCATGCAGGACGGAGAAGTCAGTGCGTATTCGTGGGACTATAATTACATACTTGAACACAAAAAATGGTTTGTTAACGAGCTGACCGCTGATGAAATATCAAATCTGCCGTACATAGAGAATCTGCGAGAAGCAGGAAAGACAAATGACAGCGGAACTCTTGTGATATGGGAGGATTTTGATGTGTTGGAAAAGTCGAGTCATGGACAGGTCTTCAGCACACTTCGTGAATTAAGTGATAAGGCGCAGGAGCATGTGGCCCTTATTTTCCACCGCTATATCTCGGCGAAGAAACTTGTTATCTGGGTTAACAGCGCAAAAGTAAAGGCACAGGACCCATTTCTTGAAGGCAATGCCAAAACTACGACGAAAAAAGAGCTCGCTATTGCACTGCGGGACAGCCAAGGTATTGAACGGCTGATAAAAGTGCGTCCGTTTGTGCTGCCTTTCGGCTCGGACCTGACAGAAAAAGATAAAAAACTTTTAGGCGGTACTGATAATCTGAGAACAAGACAGGGTTTCTATATTTACAGGAATCAGAGGCTTATTATTTATGGAACATGGTTTGGGCTCAAACGCAGTGAACTGACAAAAAATGCCAGAATACGCGTAGACATCCCCAACTCTCTGGATGATATTTGGGGCATCGATATTAAGAAACAGAATGCGTCAATACCTAAATCAATTCAGAACCAGCTTAAAAAGACCGTTGAAGAAGCAATGGACATTTCTGTTAGAAAACAGACGCATCGCGGCCGCAAAGATAATTCGGAAGATAATATAAGCCACATTTGGGATAGAATGCGCGGCAGAAATGATGCCTACTACTATCAGATCAATCGAAACAGCCCCCTCTGCAAATATGTAATGGAGCATATCCCTGACGATGCAGCAGATATTGTCGAGACTCTGTTATCTGAAATAGAAAAGGGAATCCCGGTGCAGGATATATATGTGGACAGATGCAATGATGCTATTGTTGTAGAGGATAAAGTGCAATACCTTGAAGATGATTTTCAATTGGGTATTACGCTGATTGACAAAATGGTTAAATACGGCAGGGAGCTCAATGACGCTGTTGATACTATTATGAAAGCCGAGCCATGGTGCTGTCTTCCGCAATTGAAAGAAATGCTGATAAATTATTATACAAATGAAGATAAGCAGTGA
- a CDS encoding Z1 domain-containing protein yields the protein MKISSDEFNDLIMVIKRRIGADKRNGKTIKYEDIDSYIDKGLEFIPVSLTAEDRAEVFCAIETEEAIKHTKGNCIFDDYDDPHNWYEHAEIEDEHFWRLYSKYLLEESSLDDRSIDILGKKTLPAIMNCLCNPKEAHEGRRLVRGLVIGDVQSGKTATYSGLICKAVDAGYKVVILLAGITENLRQQTQERIDQGIVGLEIKKDDITKIEKPRRVGVGKYDKQLLASSYTTQSSDFVGQKDSIFVSLEAQRSVVLFVVKKNVSVLTKLHNWLKNSNYDHSEECVNAPLLLIDDEADNASVNTSKDETNPTKTNAIIRKICNLFKTASYVGFTATPFANVFIDPDSVDEMKNADLFPEHFIYTLPTPSTYIGAKQIFNAGSKYYRNIRHIIDIDEPDYGDECWRDWARTHIEELNAGTFYYRHQKEWSGILPDSLREAVYCFFLANAIRDLRGQSSAPRSMLVNMSRFVKVQNVIKEEVEHIYDEFKSIVEKDFNSDSRKNTNLPLYKELKQLWDKHYSFVSDVSFERVVRKENLFKAIEHIKVLVVNGLKSSGKLDYKENPSLRVIAVGGMALSRGLTLEGLLTSYFYRNTATFDVLMQMGRWFGYRKGYEDIFQIWTSEESASWYDEISMASEDLKEDLKEMFAQRLTPKDFGIKVRDNCQELQITAGNKMRQSFNLDIQESYYGNIYETPYISLNAAHNTLNLEQVTWLAEELFKRNLSFDRFKNNTSLIVKDVPKDVVTAFVKNIKSSKVNPNFNTEYILDFITDENTVGLEHWDIVFQSGESDKCYEIPHIASVRCAARTVHIENNAIAVSSRRKLLSTQEGAYGLSEDQLNIVKRKCKEQWRKEGKNENREIPNRAYFEHLADRKPLLIIMLIEPVRTEGKDEKKKLSEYREALGKDKMAAFAIGFPGVKSAQNVKHYKANKIYYQQFMQDESEDIEDNETIQ from the coding sequence ATGAAGATAAGCAGTGATGAGTTCAATGATCTCATTATGGTTATCAAACGCCGCATTGGAGCAGACAAGCGAAACGGGAAAACCATAAAATACGAAGATATTGACTCCTATATAGACAAGGGTCTTGAATTTATTCCAGTCAGCCTGACTGCTGAAGACAGGGCAGAAGTTTTTTGCGCCATCGAAACAGAAGAGGCAATAAAACACACCAAAGGCAATTGTATATTCGACGACTATGATGATCCTCACAATTGGTATGAGCATGCAGAAATCGAAGATGAGCATTTCTGGAGGTTGTACAGCAAATATCTTCTGGAAGAATCATCGCTGGATGACAGGAGCATAGATATTTTGGGCAAGAAGACTCTTCCTGCCATAATGAATTGTCTTTGCAACCCGAAAGAAGCGCATGAAGGAAGGCGGCTGGTTCGCGGTTTGGTTATTGGTGACGTTCAGTCTGGAAAAACAGCGACATATTCCGGTCTGATATGCAAAGCTGTTGATGCTGGTTACAAGGTTGTCATTTTGCTTGCAGGCATAACGGAGAATCTTCGCCAGCAGACTCAGGAACGTATTGACCAAGGCATTGTAGGTCTTGAAATCAAGAAAGATGATATAACAAAAATAGAAAAACCCAGACGTGTAGGCGTAGGCAAATATGACAAACAGTTGCTGGCATCGTCTTATACAACTCAATCATCAGATTTTGTCGGACAGAAAGACAGTATTTTTGTGTCGCTTGAAGCACAGCGTTCAGTTGTATTGTTTGTTGTCAAGAAGAATGTATCTGTTCTTACAAAATTGCACAACTGGCTAAAGAACAGCAATTATGATCATTCGGAAGAGTGTGTCAATGCGCCTTTGCTGCTTATAGACGATGAAGCGGACAATGCATCTGTCAATACGAGCAAGGATGAAACGAATCCAACAAAGACAAATGCCATTATAAGGAAAATCTGCAATTTGTTTAAAACCGCATCGTATGTCGGTTTTACAGCAACCCCATTTGCAAATGTTTTCATCGATCCGGATTCTGTTGATGAAATGAAAAATGCAGATTTGTTCCCGGAACATTTTATATACACACTGCCAACCCCCTCGACATACATTGGAGCAAAGCAGATATTCAATGCCGGCTCCAAATATTATCGCAATATAAGACATATCATTGATATTGATGAACCCGACTATGGAGATGAATGCTGGCGTGATTGGGCTCGCACCCACATTGAAGAATTGAATGCGGGAACATTCTACTATCGGCATCAGAAAGAATGGAGCGGTATCCTTCCCGATTCGTTAAGAGAGGCTGTTTATTGTTTCTTTTTGGCGAATGCTATTCGGGATTTGCGAGGACAAAGTTCTGCGCCGAGAAGCATGCTGGTGAATATGTCTCGATTCGTGAAAGTGCAAAATGTGATTAAGGAAGAGGTAGAACACATTTATGATGAATTCAAAAGTATAGTTGAAAAAGATTTCAACAGCGATTCTCGCAAAAACACGAATCTGCCTCTATATAAAGAATTGAAGCAGTTGTGGGATAAGCATTACAGTTTTGTCTCAGATGTTTCATTTGAGAGAGTTGTTAGGAAAGAAAACCTTTTCAAAGCAATTGAACACATAAAAGTTCTCGTGGTAAACGGATTAAAATCAAGCGGAAAGCTTGACTACAAAGAAAATCCGTCATTGCGGGTTATTGCTGTCGGAGGAATGGCATTGTCCCGAGGCTTGACCTTGGAGGGGCTGCTGACAAGCTATTTCTACCGCAATACAGCTACTTTTGATGTTTTGATGCAGATGGGGCGCTGGTTCGGATATAGAAAAGGATATGAAGATATTTTCCAAATATGGACGAGCGAGGAAAGTGCAAGCTGGTATGATGAGATTTCTATGGCGTCAGAGGATTTGAAGGAAGATCTGAAAGAGATGTTTGCACAGCGGCTGACGCCAAAGGATTTCGGAATTAAAGTGCGCGACAATTGTCAGGAGCTGCAAATCACTGCAGGCAATAAGATGAGGCAGTCTTTCAATCTGGATATACAGGAATCCTATTACGGCAATATATATGAAACACCGTATATCAGTCTGAATGCGGCTCACAACACTCTTAATCTCGAGCAAGTGACTTGGCTGGCGGAGGAGCTGTTTAAAAGAAACTTGTCGTTTGACAGATTCAAAAACAATACGTCTCTGATAGTAAAAGATGTGCCGAAAGATGTTGTAACGGCTTTTGTGAAAAATATTAAAAGCTCAAAGGTTAATCCGAATTTCAACACTGAATATATTCTGGATTTCATAACAGATGAAAACACTGTAGGATTAGAACATTGGGATATAGTTTTCCAAAGCGGCGAGTCTGACAAATGTTATGAAATACCGCACATAGCATCTGTCAGATGTGCAGCACGCACTGTCCATATTGAAAATAATGCTATTGCTGTAAGCTCGCGGCGCAAATTGCTGAGCACTCAGGAAGGGGCTTATGGACTATCTGAAGATCAGTTGAATATCGTAAAAAGAAAATGCAAAGAACAGTGGAGGAAGGAAGGTAAAAATGAAAATCGGGAAATTCCGAACAGAGCATACTTTGAACATTTGGCAGACCGAAAACCTCTGTTGATAATTATGCTTATCGAACCTGTGAGGACCGAGGGAAAAGATGAAAAGAAAAAGCTGTCTGAATACCGGGAAGCATTGGGTAAAGATAAAATGGCTGCTTTTGCCATAGGATTCCCTGGTGTAAAGAGTGCTCAAAATGTAAAACATTATAAGGCAAACAAAATATATTATCAGCAGTTTATGCAGGATGAGTCTGAAGACATTGAAGACAATGAAACAATACAATAG
- a CDS encoding PD-(D/E)XK motif protein, producing the protein MKQYNSQDIYSIFSEGFEQGFFKRVGTAGDLNTYIGKDDKGRYAFKFRGQYVPTRIFGSEVISVEQYEDDSSYSLFFLLEKEELLERFCTFCQDLLSSLDGITDQIEGYRAVCNRYASWKRLFKPNHGDMTEPGIMGLIGEMLFLKDEMIPMYGTDKAIDSWTGPEKTSKDFSIDSIWYEVKAVSAGKDAVCISSIEQLDSNVDGCLAVYKLEKMSPGYDGVKLSSLANEIMTLISNDFYKEMFARKLMSYGFDWSSDYDNFVYSQSSFAKYIVSEGFPRIMRNSIALPIVKVQYELMLSNIEEFKQS; encoded by the coding sequence ATGAAACAATACAATAGCCAGGATATATACAGTATCTTCTCTGAAGGATTTGAACAGGGCTTTTTCAAAAGAGTTGGAACAGCAGGGGATCTTAACACCTATATAGGCAAAGACGACAAAGGCCGGTATGCTTTCAAGTTCAGAGGGCAGTATGTTCCGACAAGAATATTTGGCTCCGAGGTGATATCTGTCGAGCAATATGAAGATGACAGCTCATATTCACTGTTTTTCTTGCTTGAAAAGGAAGAACTTCTTGAACGTTTCTGTACATTCTGCCAGGACCTTCTGTCCTCTCTTGACGGAATAACAGACCAGATTGAAGGCTATCGGGCTGTATGCAACAGATACGCATCATGGAAGCGTCTGTTCAAACCCAATCACGGAGACATGACTGAACCGGGAATTATGGGCTTGATCGGAGAAATGCTGTTTTTGAAAGACGAAATGATTCCGATGTATGGAACAGACAAGGCTATAGACAGCTGGACAGGGCCTGAAAAAACCAGTAAAGATTTTTCAATAGACAGCATCTGGTATGAAGTGAAAGCAGTCAGTGCCGGAAAAGATGCTGTGTGCATCTCTTCAATTGAGCAGCTGGACAGCAATGTTGACGGCTGTCTGGCCGTATACAAGCTTGAAAAAATGAGCCCTGGATATGACGGTGTTAAACTCAGCTCTCTCGCCAATGAAATTATGACATTGATAAGCAATGATTTCTACAAGGAAATGTTTGCAAGGAAACTGATGTCATACGGCTTTGACTGGTCAAGCGATTACGACAACTTTGTATATTCCCAAAGCTCATTTGCCAAGTATATTGTGTCAGAGGGATTCCCGCGCATTATGCGGAACAGTATTGCACTGCCAATTGTAAAAGTTCAATATGAACTCATGCTTTCAAATATAGAAGAATTTAAACAATCATAA
- a CDS encoding AIPR family protein produces the protein MEIGEFRKQFMEQLRFDAEHEGSAPESQFISRALELLEDIGDVSDPMPMSIEMKGRRGRIMSFDAYAYDEADGALVMIASDFVNEIDNIPTLTNTRIDELFLHMRNFIEESVDGDISAYCDDSDQAINVAKEIKAKVGKSMLATEISRFKFIILSNAILSKQVKNVSREEFLERPVELNVWTIERFHQTYASNSSEIIEIATKDFDCDGIQYLKADIGEDANYDAYLGIVPGEFLAKIYCKYGSKLLQGNIRAFLSVRGKVNKGIRETIIKHPGNFFTYNNGIAVVARSIGFSDDGTKIVYLKDPQIINGGQTTASLANAKIKKEVKDGGMDNLFVPMKLTVLNVDDDMSEDDIERYNNITKTISQCANSQNAVSEADFFSNHPYHVIMEQLSRKRMAPPINGNPYQTIWFYERSRGKWEQEQMQLSPAARAKFCEKHPKNQVIKKEKLAKCLNAFAMNPHEVCQSSAINFSRFAKTIDSLYETSKESINEVYFSRCVCSVIIFDSLDRRINKADWYPTGGNKAQIIPYAIAKMMAMIPKNMDLDWKLIWQKQEMYPALEKELMKLAHIIHNFFEEEAQGGLVRSMARRADTWNKCKNLQLSLSDEFVSTLISKNETKQEEAAAKKERKFSQNIDASVEIFKLGADYWTKVCNDLSKENILPYGDVAFIGSIAEYIKRNSLPSAAQCKRLVKIVEKAEDKGYIMP, from the coding sequence ATGGAGATAGGCGAATTTAGAAAACAGTTTATGGAGCAGCTCCGCTTTGATGCCGAGCATGAAGGGTCGGCGCCGGAGTCGCAGTTTATCAGCAGGGCTCTGGAACTTCTGGAAGATATAGGAGATGTTTCTGATCCTATGCCTATGTCCATTGAAATGAAAGGACGCCGGGGGCGAATAATGTCTTTTGACGCCTATGCTTATGATGAAGCTGATGGAGCGCTGGTTATGATTGCCAGTGATTTTGTCAATGAAATCGACAATATTCCCACTTTAACCAATACACGCATTGATGAATTATTCCTTCACATGAGGAATTTTATTGAAGAGAGTGTTGATGGTGATATATCTGCATATTGCGACGATTCAGACCAAGCCATTAATGTGGCAAAGGAGATAAAGGCGAAAGTGGGCAAAAGTATGCTTGCTACCGAAATATCCCGATTCAAGTTTATCATTCTATCCAATGCCATTCTCAGCAAACAGGTTAAAAACGTCAGCCGCGAGGAATTTCTCGAACGACCGGTAGAACTGAATGTGTGGACAATAGAGCGGTTTCATCAGACATATGCCTCTAATTCCAGTGAAATCATTGAGATTGCAACCAAGGATTTTGATTGTGACGGCATTCAGTATCTCAAAGCAGACATTGGCGAGGATGCGAACTATGATGCTTATCTGGGTATTGTTCCGGGAGAGTTTCTGGCGAAGATCTATTGCAAATATGGAAGCAAGCTGCTGCAGGGCAACATTCGTGCTTTTTTGAGCGTGAGAGGCAAAGTCAATAAAGGAATACGTGAAACCATTATAAAACATCCGGGAAATTTCTTTACATATAATAATGGCATTGCTGTGGTCGCCCGCTCAATCGGTTTTTCCGATGACGGGACCAAAATAGTATACCTTAAAGATCCCCAAATAATAAATGGCGGTCAAACTACGGCGTCACTGGCCAATGCAAAAATCAAGAAAGAGGTAAAGGACGGAGGCATGGATAACCTGTTTGTACCGATGAAGCTGACAGTGCTTAACGTTGATGATGATATGTCCGAGGATGATATTGAACGATATAACAATATTACCAAAACAATATCTCAGTGTGCAAACAGCCAGAATGCTGTGTCTGAAGCCGACTTTTTCTCAAACCATCCATATCATGTTATAATGGAGCAATTGTCAAGAAAGAGGATGGCTCCGCCGATAAATGGCAATCCATATCAGACAATTTGGTTTTACGAGCGTTCAAGAGGAAAGTGGGAGCAGGAACAAATGCAGCTCAGTCCCGCGGCTCGTGCAAAATTTTGCGAGAAACACCCTAAAAATCAAGTCATCAAAAAGGAGAAACTTGCCAAATGTCTCAATGCGTTTGCAATGAATCCTCATGAGGTATGTCAGAGTTCAGCTATTAACTTCTCGCGATTCGCCAAAACAATTGACAGCCTGTATGAAACTTCCAAGGAGAGTATCAATGAGGTATATTTCTCAAGATGTGTATGTTCTGTAATTATCTTTGATTCATTGGACCGTCGCATAAATAAAGCGGACTGGTATCCGACAGGAGGTAATAAAGCCCAAATAATTCCCTATGCCATAGCAAAAATGATGGCTATGATTCCCAAGAACATGGATCTTGACTGGAAACTCATTTGGCAAAAGCAGGAAATGTACCCGGCTCTTGAAAAGGAACTGATGAAACTGGCGCATATTATTCATAATTTCTTTGAGGAGGAAGCACAAGGCGGATTGGTTAGAAGTATGGCCCGTCGTGCAGATACCTGGAATAAGTGCAAAAATCTGCAGCTGTCCTTATCGGACGAGTTTGTATCAACCTTAATCTCAAAAAATGAGACGAAGCAGGAAGAGGCTGCCGCTAAAAAAGAAAGGAAATTCAGTCAGAATATAGATGCCTCAGTTGAGATATTTAAATTGGGAGCTGATTATTGGACTAAGGTGTGCAATGATTTATCAAAAGAGAATATACTGCCATATGGAGATGTGGCATTTATAGGCAGTATCGCAGAGTATATCAAGCGAAATTCTCTGCCGTCTGCCGCACAATGCAAGCGCCTTGTCAAGATTGTTGAGAAAGCCGAGGATAAGGGGTATATTATGCCATAG
- a CDS encoding dihydrofolate reductase has protein sequence MISVIAAVARGGVIGGENRLLWHISEDLRRFKAITSGHPVVMGRKTWESLGRPLPGRRNVVVTRQSSYRPAGAETVGSLAEAVALFPPEEEVFVIGGGEIYRQALPLADRLCLTEVEADYEGDTLFPEWAPAEWTEVFCERHERGEKFPFPFTFRDFVRRR, from the coding sequence ATGATCTCGGTGATTGCAGCCGTCGCCCGCGGCGGGGTGATCGGCGGGGAGAACCGGCTCCTCTGGCACATTTCGGAAGATCTGCGCCGCTTCAAGGCGATCACCTCGGGTCATCCCGTGGTGATGGGCCGCAAGACCTGGGAGTCGCTCGGCCGTCCCCTGCCGGGCCGCCGCAACGTGGTCGTCACCCGCCAGTCCTCCTACCGGCCCGCGGGGGCCGAGACCGTCGGTTCGCTGGCCGAAGCCGTGGCTCTCTTCCCGCCGGAGGAGGAGGTGTTCGTGATCGGCGGCGGCGAGATCTACCGCCAGGCCCTGCCCCTGGCCGACCGCCTCTGCCTGACCGAGGTGGAAGCCGACTACGAGGGCGACACCCTCTTTCCGGAGTGGGCCCCTGCCGAATGGACCGAGGTGTTCTGCGAGCGGCACGAGCGGGGCGAAAAATTTCCCTTTCCTTTCACTTTCCGCGACTTCGTGCGCCGGCGGTAG
- a CDS encoding thymidylate synthase, with amino-acid sequence MRQYLDLLRKIEAEGVRKSDRTGTGTISIFGHQMRFDLGEGFPLLTTKKLHLRSIIHELLWFLKGDTNIRYLHENGVTIWDEWADENGDLGHVYGYQWRSWPTPDGGHVDQIAQVVESLRSNPDSRRHIVSAWNVGEVDRMALPPCHALFQFYVAGGRLSCQLYQRSADVFLGVPFNIASYALLTMMMAQVLGLRPGDFVHTLGDTHIYLNHLDQVALQLSRTPRPLPRMVLNPQVKSIFDFRYEDFTLEGYDPWPSIKAPIAV; translated from the coding sequence ATGCGACAATATCTGGACCTGTTGAGGAAGATCGAGGCCGAGGGCGTGCGCAAGAGCGACCGCACGGGAACCGGCACGATCAGTATTTTCGGACATCAGATGCGCTTCGACCTGGGCGAGGGCTTCCCCCTGCTCACCACCAAGAAGTTGCACCTGCGCTCGATCATCCACGAACTGCTCTGGTTCCTGAAGGGCGACACCAACATCCGTTACCTGCACGAGAACGGGGTGACCATCTGGGACGAGTGGGCCGACGAAAACGGCGACCTGGGCCACGTGTACGGCTACCAGTGGCGCAGCTGGCCCACGCCCGACGGGGGACATGTGGACCAGATCGCGCAGGTGGTCGAGTCGCTGCGCAGCAACCCCGATTCGCGCCGCCACATCGTCAGCGCCTGGAACGTGGGCGAAGTGGACCGCATGGCGCTGCCCCCCTGTCATGCGCTCTTCCAGTTCTACGTGGCCGGCGGGCGGCTCTCCTGCCAGCTCTACCAGCGCAGCGCCGACGTCTTCCTCGGGGTGCCCTTCAATATCGCCTCCTACGCCCTGCTCACCATGATGATGGCGCAGGTGCTGGGCCTCCGGCCGGGCGATTTCGTCCACACGCTCGGCGACACGCACATCTATCTGAACCATCTGGATCAGGTCGCCCTCCAGCTGAGCCGCACGCCGCGGCCCCTGCCCCGCATGGTGCTCAATCCGCAGGTGAAGTCGATCTTCGACTTCCGTTACGAGGATTTCACGCTCGAAGGCTACGATCCGTGGCCCTCGATCAAAGCCCCCATCGCCGTATGA